gctactgagcatttgaaatgtggctagtgcaactgagggactgaatttttcattttatttcacttgcATTGATTTAAAATTGCTACATGTGGCAAGTGACCACCATGTTGTACAGCATGGTGCTAGATAAATATAACTTGTGTTAGACCTCAATCCCACAGTCCGTTTCTTGCCTTTAACAATATTTGCAGGTATAATGGATCACTTACCTTAGTATCAGTTTAGTTTCCTTTATATTTGAGATGCTCCTTAATCCcacaaagagattaaaaaattactGTAGGCAACTTCTATGTGGACATGAGGTGATTGAAGTTGCTTAAATTGGGTTCAGGAACTCGCCCTCCCCTTGTTCCTTTTGGAATGTGACCAGGACACCTACCAAAATCTTATTCCTACCCACCTGATTTGCCTTATGCAGACATTTTTTGTCCTGTTGTTCTCTAATCTTCCATCTTCATGTCACAGTTTTAGATTACATACCTTGCAAAAATGTGGATCATCAGTATGCAAGAAGCAAAAGACTTAGAAATCCAAATCACTAGGGTACTGATAAGCCATTTGAGTTGCGTGGGGTAGAAAAGTAACCTGATACATAGCTGCTGGTAATTGTTTACCAGGCAGATATTCACTGTTGGACCATCCTTTTGACCTGTAAATATACTCAAATCTCTCCCATCTAAATAAGCTTCTATGTgcagaaattccctggcagttcagtagttaagactccgtgctctcactgctgaggtcctggtcagggaactaaaatcccaaaaGCTgagtggcatgaccaaaaaaatttttttaattaaaaaatgtaaaaaaagaatatataagctACTTTGCTATTTATCTGCACTCCTTCATAGTAAAGTCTCTTTAGAAAGTCTATACCGGCTCCCTGCATTCTGGCTTCAGTGCCCATCCGTCCACCAAATCCCTTTCTGCTGAGTCATCAGCAAAGAGCTCCATGTGGCTATATCCAATGAACAGTTAAGGGTGGAATGAAGAGAAGAATGTGCCAACAACAGCAGAAGACCCAATAGGCATTTGGCAGCAAGAGGAGTCAAGAATTTAAGGGTAGGAATGCAGTATGTAGAAAATGAGAGGGCAGAGAAGAGCAGTCGTCCTGAGAAGCTGGAGATCAGGCAGGGCACAGTGGGACCTGTTTAAGAAACTGGAGTAAAGTACCAAAGGAACAAGATAAGCAAGCAGTCATAAGACTCAGGATAAAACACTGGAATATGAATAGAAGCACTGACACATCCAAACTATTGAATTGGTCTCCACTTAGGATCGAACAAGCTCTGAGTCTTAGGCTGAGCTGAGCTGACAATTGAGGGTTTAAGAAAGTCCAAACTACTTTTCCGGCGGTGACGACCTCCTCATGAGAACATGCCTCTCGCAAAGGATCTTCTTCATCCCTCTccagaagaggagaagaggaaacaCAAGAAGAAGCGCCTGGTGCAGAGCCCCAATTCCTATTTCATGGAGGTAAAATGCCCAGGATGCTATAAAATCACCACTGTCTTTAGCCATGCACAAACAGTAGTTTTGTGTGTTGGCTGCTCTACTGTCCTCTGCCAGCCTACAGGAGGAAAAGCAAGGCTTACAGAAGGATGCTCTTTCAGACGGAAGCAGCACTAAAAGCACCCTGTATCAAGATGAACAGGAAACCATCCCAATAAACAAGttttggataaaaaaaaaaaaaagaaagtccaaactaggtacttccctggtggtccagtggctaagacttcttgctcccagtgcagggggcctgagttcaattcgtggtctgggaactagattccacatgttgcaactaaaagatcaaagatcctatatgccacaactaagacctgatgcagatatatatatatatatatatatatatatatatatatttttttttagaaagtccaaaatagaaacagtgattaTCAGGTCACAGAGCAGGAGACAAAGCAGATAATTACTATAACCCTCATACTGAGTCACTTAACATGAGATAAGATTTTAATTCATTAAAGCATGCCTGATATTATCTCTAACCATGAACGTCATAGTGGCTTGAAAAATGAGCCTCAGGATGTAAGATGTACAAGGctggtgtattttattttatttatttattttttttttgtggcatccagTTTCTATTCACAAAGAAAAAGCTCCAgtccatcttttaatttttttgaaaaattcctgACATTACAGAACTAAACTGAAATGTATTAATATTCCACTCTTACATTTCCatgacaaacaaaaaaaaaaattcatgagccaaaaaaaaaaaaaaaaaacagggagaagcttataaaactaaatatggaTCTCAGCATTAACAGCTGAACAGAGAAAGGAATTAAAacgctttaattaaaaaatcacgAGTGGATGATAAAGTGTGTAGAAACTGAAAATTTACAAACTATTTAAAACCTGGAATCGCTGACTGTTCAGAAACTACACAGATGGATCATGGGTGGTGGTGAACAGCAGAAAGGGATTATGGATGAATCTGCATTGTTCTAGCTGCTCCCCATGCCACCCGTCTCCGAGGAAAGCCTGACATTGATTAGATATTGAGCCAGGCTAATGCTGGCAGCAGATCCAGTGATGGTAACCTGCCTATCAGTAGATCCTTCCACTGGGTTCGCAATTTTGATCTGCGCCCCAGACATCTGACGGATCTCATTGATTTTGGCGCCTTGACGCCCGATTATGCAGCCAATCAAATTGTTTGGAATGGTGAGTTCATGAGAAGTAGTCTGAGCAGATGCATCCAAACCTGCACTGAATCCGGTGTTGCCATGCGTCATGGGAAAATGAGACTGTTGCATTGCCAACTGGTGCAGCTTGGTCAACTCTAGAGGTGGTCCCTCCAGGTCAGGGTTGAGGCACATGGACGGGGTGGTGTGGGGAAAGCTTGCACTGTCGCTGCCTGTGCTGTACCTGTCCTGACCACCTGCAAAGATGACCGGAGAACTGGACGGCTTGGGCCGGTACGGGATGGTCACGCCCTTCGGGGGGGACTGGGAGAGAGTCTCCAACATAACCACGCAGATCTGTTTCACACACTCAATGATGGATTGCGGAATGCCAGCAATAGTGATGGCCCGCTCAGTTGAGTTGGGGAGCATATCCCCTGCCACTTGGACCTGAGCCCCTGTACTCTCTTGTATTTCCTTGATCTTGCAACCACCTTTCCCAATGAGAGAGCCACACTG
This genomic stretch from Dama dama isolate Ldn47 chromosome 7, ASM3311817v1, whole genome shotgun sequence harbors:
- the LOC133059099 gene encoding small ribosomal subunit protein eS27-like; translated protein: MPLAKDLLHPSPEEEKRKHKKKRLVQSPNSYFMEVKCPGCYKITTVFSHAQTVVLCVGCSTVLCQPTGGKARLTEGCSFRRKQH
- the LOC133059742 gene encoding poly(rC)-binding protein 2-like yields the protein MDTGVIEGGLNVTLTIRLLMHGKEVGSIIGKKGESVKKMREESGARINISEGNCPERIITLAGPTNAIFKAFAMIIDKLEEDISSSMTNSTAASRPPVTLRLVVPASQCGSLIGKGGCKIKEIQESTGAQVQVAGDMLPNSTERAITIAGIPQSIIECVKQICVVMLETLSQSPPKGVTIPYRPKPSSSPVIFAGGQDRYSTGSDSASFPHTTPSMCLNPDLEGPPLELTKLHQLAMQQSHFPMTHGNTGFSAGLDASAQTTSHELTIPNNLIGCIIGRQGAKINEIRQMSGAQIKIANPVEGSTDRQVTITGSAASISLAQYLINVRLSSETGGMGSS